The DNA segment CCTGGGCGAAGTTTTGGATTTGCTGTCGCGACGGGGGGTCAAGGCCGTGCCGGTCATGGATGGAGGCACGCCCGTGGGTATCATCACCGGGGGTGACCTGCTGGCCAGGGCCGGCATGCCGTTGAGTCTCGACGCGCAGTGCGCCCTGCCGACGGCCATGCGCGATGAACATGTCCGCTGTCTGGATTTCAAGAATCTGCGGGCTCGGGACATCATGACCTCGCCGGTGCGGACCATCAATATCAAGACCATGGTCCGCGATGCCCTGCGCCACATGGCCGAGGGCGGGGTGAAGCGTTTGCCCGTGGTATCCGACGATGGACACTTGCTTGGCATTGTCAGCCGGGCCGACGTGCTCGCGGCCATGGGCCATGCCTCGGTCGTGGCCGGTCATCTCGATGTCTTGCCCGAGGGCATGCACGAGTCGGCGCGGGACGTCATGTACCGCGATGTGCCCACGGCCGGATTGGACACGCCCCTGACGTCCATCCTGGAACAGCTCGTCGCCTCGCCCCTGCGTCGGGTGGTCATCATCGATGCGGACAGGAAAATTTTGGGCATGATTCATGATCGGGATATCCTGGCCCATGTCGCCCGACGCGAGGCACCTGGAATTTTGGGTGGCCTGATCAAGGCCCTGTCCCGGAGCGCCCCTGGAGGCTCGGAGCTGGCGGGAGTGGCCAAGGACATCATGGACACCGGGGTCATCACCGTGAGCCCGGACACCCCCCTGTCCAAGGTGATCCAGACATTGGTCGAACGCGGGATCAAACGTGTCGTGGTGGCGGATGGCGAGGGGCGATTGTGCGGGATGGTGGATCGGGACGCGGTCCTGAAAAGTTTGGCCGGTGGGTACTGAACCCAGCCGGCCCGGGGCTAGCTTTGGCGGGCGTTGTAAACGACCCGGCCGCTGGATCGAAACCAACGGAAGAGCTCCAGGGCCTCGGCCCGGAGCAGCCCTTCCTCGACGTCGATACCCCGTCGGGTCAGTTCGTTTTTCCAATCCGGATGAATGGGGCCTTCGTCGAAGCCGGTCAACTCCTCCAATTCCGGTCCGCTGCCGGCGATGCACAGGTGACGTATGCCGGACCAGAGCACGGCTCCGAAACACATGGCGCACGGCCGCCAATTGACCACCAATTCGTGTTCCGGAAGAGCGCCGCTACCCAGATCGTAAGTCTGTAGCCGTTTTTGGGCCAGGGACAGAGCCATGATCTCGGCGTGGGCGCTGGAGCAGCTGGTGGGCACGACCCGGTTCACGCCCATGGCCACGAGGCGACCGCTGGCTCGTTCAAAAACTCCCGCCGCGAAAGGGCCTCCCGTGTCGTGCTCGACATTGGCGCGCGCGAATTCCAGGACCAGGCGCATGCGGTCCTCGGGGTTGGGCAGGAATTCGGGAAGCTCCGCGACGCGGCGTTGGAACCAGTCCGGAGTGGTTAAAACGATTTCACAAGGATGGGGCATCATGCCTCCGTGGTTTGAGTGCGAGAGATGGAACGTCTAGAACAGGCCGCTGATCCGGCCCGTGGCGTCGATGTCGATTTTTTCCGCCGATGGTGTTTCGGGCAATCCGGGCATGCGCATCATGTTGCCGGTCAGGGGGACCAAAAAGCCCGCTCCGGCCGCGATTTCGATTTCGCGGATGGTGACCACGAAGTCGCGGGGACGGCCATGCAGCCTGGGATTGTCCGAAAGAGAGCCTTGGGTCTTGGCGATGCAGACCGGGAGATGATCCAGGCCAAGGCGTCTGATCTTGTCCAGGTCGAGCAGGGCCCCGGGCGCGTACTCCACTGCGGCCGCGCCGTAGACGCGGGTGGCGATGATCTCGATTTTTTCGCGCACGCTTTGTTTCCAGTCGTAGAGCGGTTTGTAGCGCGCATTGCAATTGTCCGCCGTGGCCGCCACCAATTCGGCCAATTCCTCGGCTCCCGCGCCGCCTTGGTCCCACCCGTCCATGATTGCGGCCTGGACGCCCATGAACTGGCAATGCTCCACGATGACCTGATGCTCCTCGCTTGTGTCCGAGGTGAACCGGTTGATGGCCACGATGGGCGTCAGGTCGAACAGGCGTACATTTTCAATCTGCTTGGTCAGGTTTTCCAGGCCGCGAGCCAACGCCTTGGCGTTGGGCACGCCCAGATGCGCCAGTTCCACTCCGCCGTGATATTTGAGGGCGCGAACCGTGGCCACCAGCACCACCGCGCACGGGTCGAGGCCGGCGGATTGGCATTTGATGTCCAGGAATTTTTCGCCACCCAGATCAAAGCCGAAGCCAGCCTCGGTGACCACGTAATCGGCCAGACACAGGCCGGTGCGGGTGGCGATGACACTGTTGGTTCCTTGGGCAATGTTGGCGAAGGGACCGCCGTGCATGATGGCCGGGTTGCCCTCCAGGGATTGGATCAGGTTGGGCTTGATGGCCTCCTTGAGCAGGGCGGCCATGGCTCCCTGGGCATTCAGGTCGCGGGCATGAATGGGCTCGCGGTGCGGCGTGAAGCCGACAAAGATGTCGCCCAGGCGGCGTTTGAGATCGGGCAGATCGTCGGCCAGGCATAAAATGGCCATGATTTCCGAGGCCGCGGTGATGTCGAAGCCCGTTTCCCGTGGCACGCCGCCCGCCAGCCCGCCCAGACCACAGATCACGCGCCGGAGCGAGCGGTCGTTCATGTCCATGACCCGTTTCCAGGCCACGGTTCGGCTGTCCAGATTCAGGGACCGCGCCTTGCTTTGAAGGTTGTTGTCGATGAGCGCGGCCAACAGGTTGTTGGCTTTTTCGATGGCCGCGAAATCACCGGTGAAATGGAGATTGATGTCCTCCATGGGCAGGAGTTGGGAATGGCCACCGCCCGTGGCCCCACCCTTGATGCCAAAGACCGGACCCAGGGATGGCTCGCGCAGAACGACCATGGCCTTTTTGCCGATGCGGTTCAGGCCGTCGGCCAAGCCGATGGACACCGTGGTTTTGCCTTCGCCGGCCGGCGTGGGGGTGATGGCCGAGACCAAAACCAGTTTGCCGTATTTGCACTGATCTTTTTCGGCCAGGCGCAAGGGCAGCTTGGCCTTGTACCGTCCGTAGGGTTCGAGTTGGTCGTCATCGAGTCCGAGCTTGGCCGCGATATCTCGGATAGGAAGCATTGTAGAGGCTTGGGCGATGTCGATGTCGGATTTGACGGCCATGGGTGTGAACCTCCGGGATCAGGGTTTTGTGGGTCGCGACGGGCAAAGGCACTGCTCCAGTTCCAGTTCCTGGCCGAAACGTTCGCGCACGGTGGCGCGGCACAGTTCGACCAGATCAAGTACGTCCTGGCAGGTGGCGTTGCCAACGTTGACGATAAAGCCGGCGTGCTTTTCCGAGACTTGGGCCCCGCCGACGCGCCTGCCCTTGAGGCCGGCCTGGTCGATGAGCTGGGAGGCATAGGCTCCCTCGGGGCGTTTGAACACGCTGCCGGCCGACGGAAACTCCAGGGGTTGTTTTTCCTTGCGCTTGGCCAGGATGTGTTTTCGCGTGGCCAGAAGTTCCTCGGGCGTGGCCCGGGGCAGGTCCCAGGTCCCGGACAGGATGACGGCGTCCCGCAATCCCGAGGATCGACGGTAACCAAAGCCACAATCGCGCTTGGGGATCTCGATGACATCGTTGGCTGGCGTCAGGATGGTCACGCTGACCACATGCTCGGATATTTCCTGGCCATGGGCTCCGGCGTTCATGAACAGGGCGCCGCCCAGGGTGCCGGGGATGCCGGACAGGCATTCGACGCCGCCCAGGCCATGGCGCGAGGCGTCCAGAACCCAGGCGTCCAAGATCGTGCCGGCTTCGGCAAAAAAAAGCGTGCCGTCGCGGCGGGTCGCCCTCATCTCGCTGGTGGAGATGATGGGCAGCAGGATTTCTCCATCCGGGAAAAGGGTGTTGGCGCCGCCGCCGTGAATCCAAAAGGGGAGGTCGCGGGCGCGATGAGAGCGCACCACGTCAATCAGCTCG comes from the Deltaproteobacteria bacterium genome and includes:
- a CDS encoding nucleoside deaminase; this encodes MMPHPCEIVLTTPDWFQRRVAELPEFLPNPEDRMRLVLEFARANVEHDTGGPFAAGVFERASGRLVAMGVNRVVPTSCSSAHAEIMALSLAQKRLQTYDLGSGALPEHELVVNWRPCAMCFGAVLWSGIRHLCIAGSGPELEELTGFDEGPIHPDWKNELTRRGIDVEEGLLRAEALELFRWFRSSGRVVYNARQS
- the murB gene encoding UDP-N-acetylmuramate dehydrogenase; translation: MARDRDSPHHPREDMKHLHDIALDRYSSYRIGGRARDMYFPESQAELIDVVRSHRARDLPFWIHGGGANTLFPDGEILLPIISTSEMRATRRDGTLFFAEAGTILDAWVLDASRHGLGGVECLSGIPGTLGGALFMNAGAHGQEISEHVVSVTILTPANDVIEIPKRDCGFGYRRSSGLRDAVILSGTWDLPRATPEELLATRKHILAKRKEKQPLEFPSAGSVFKRPEGAYASQLIDQAGLKGRRVGGAQVSEKHAGFIVNVGNATCQDVLDLVELCRATVRERFGQELELEQCLCPSRPTKP
- a CDS encoding formate--tetrahydrofolate ligase; this encodes MAVKSDIDIAQASTMLPIRDIAAKLGLDDDQLEPYGRYKAKLPLRLAEKDQCKYGKLVLVSAITPTPAGEGKTTVSIGLADGLNRIGKKAMVVLREPSLGPVFGIKGGATGGGHSQLLPMEDINLHFTGDFAAIEKANNLLAALIDNNLQSKARSLNLDSRTVAWKRVMDMNDRSLRRVICGLGGLAGGVPRETGFDITAASEIMAILCLADDLPDLKRRLGDIFVGFTPHREPIHARDLNAQGAMAALLKEAIKPNLIQSLEGNPAIMHGGPFANIAQGTNSVIATRTGLCLADYVVTEAGFGFDLGGEKFLDIKCQSAGLDPCAVVLVATVRALKYHGGVELAHLGVPNAKALARGLENLTKQIENVRLFDLTPIVAINRFTSDTSEEHQVIVEHCQFMGVQAAIMDGWDQGGAGAEELAELVAATADNCNARYKPLYDWKQSVREKIEIIATRVYGAAAVEYAPGALLDLDKIRRLGLDHLPVCIAKTQGSLSDNPRLHGRPRDFVVTIREIEIAAGAGFLVPLTGNMMRMPGLPETPSAEKIDIDATGRISGLF
- a CDS encoding CBS domain-containing protein, encoding MNKLVDVKIVRIFLDEEARHQGRPTHESIVNEARQRGLAGATVSRGIMGFGASSLLHTAKILRLSENLPVMVEIVDVPARIAAFLPVLDNMVEAGSVVVVDGQAIFHLPLRIRDVMTPNVATVGPETALGEVLDLLSRRGVKAVPVMDGGTPVGIITGGDLLARAGMPLSLDAQCALPTAMRDEHVRCLDFKNLRARDIMTSPVRTINIKTMVRDALRHMAEGGVKRLPVVSDDGHLLGIVSRADVLAAMGHASVVAGHLDVLPEGMHESARDVMYRDVPTAGLDTPLTSILEQLVASPLRRVVIIDADRKILGMIHDRDILAHVARREAPGILGGLIKALSRSAPGGSELAGVAKDIMDTGVITVSPDTPLSKVIQTLVERGIKRVVVADGEGRLCGMVDRDAVLKSLAGGY